AACAAACCATTCTGGCAACAGGAGGCTGCGGACAGGTCTATCGGGAAACAACCAATCCTCCCGGAGCGACGGGGGATGGTGTGGCAATGGCCTGCCGTGCAGGTGTGATTATTCAGGATATGGAGTTTGTGCAGTTTCATCCCACAACACTCTATATTGCCGGCGCTACACGATTCCTCATTTCAGAAACGGTCCGGGGAGAAGGTGGTCTGTTGCGAAACAAAAGGGAAGAGCGGTTTATGCCCAACTATCACCCTTTAGCGGAACTGGCGCCCAGAGACGTTGTCAGCCTGAGCATCCTTAAGGAAATGCAAAAAACTGATGATGCCTATGTATATCTGGACATCCGGCATATTCCGCAAAAGAAGCTGTATTATCGATTTCCCAAAATTAAAGAAATTTGCGCCTCGTTCGGAATAGACATTGCCAGAGACCTGATTCCTGTACGCCCAAGCGCACACTATATGATTGGAGGGATACTGGTAGATCTTTTTTGCAGGACCAATATCAAACGATTGTATGCCTGCGGTGAAGTTGCATGTACAGGGATGCATGGGGCGAACCGGCTGGGAAGCAACTCTCTGCTTGAAGGCTTGGTATCAGGATATACTGCAGGGACAACGGCAAGCAAGTCAATAAAAAAACCTTATAAGGAATTTTTGCCGGAAACTATCTCCGCATCTTCAGGGCTGCCAGGGATCAGCAGGTTAAACCTCCATGATATGAAAAATTCTCTCAAGAGCCTTATGTGGAGAGATGCCGGGATAGAGCGCGAGGCAAAACATTTGATTGATGCACAGGAAATGATTGGCATGTGGAGTACTTATGTTATGGATAAAGAGTTTTCCTGCCCTGCGGGCTGGGAATTACAAAATATGCTTCTTGTTTCCAAGCTCATTGTCTCGTCTGCAAGTGAACGCAAGGAATCCCGTGGTGTCCATCATCGTACCGATTATCCGGAAACAGATAATATTCACTGGAAGAAGCATATAAAGATAAAAAATTAAGAAGCTTAACGGTAACATTTTTCTGTTAATGTTACACCAATGTGGCACTTTTTATTGGTGAGAAGTGTTAAATTATAATAAAGGCAGGTAGAGGCTATTAAAAGATCTAAATCACCAATCATTGTTTTCATCTGTCTCATTTTGCCTCTTTCTTTTTCAAAAATTGCCTTCAGTTTTATTGTGGTAGACCGGGCATTGGAGTATCCAAAATAACCGTTTGGAAAGACCTAACCGAACAACGTTCTATGAGTTTAATGATACGATATTTAACAGGAAAAACAATCCCCCTTCGTTTTCCTTTCGTTTTTCCTTGACAACTATTGGTTAAGCAATTACAGTACAAATTTTTGCGGCATTTTTATAAAAAAGAGTCTCTTCCGGTGAAATTTTTAACGGAATATATAACCTTTACGACAAAGAAGCATCGGGAACTGGTAAACATCACGAAAGATGTGCAGAAGGCCCTCCAAAAGAGTTGTATTCATGAGGGAATGATCCTGGTTTCAGCTATGCATATAACTGCGGGGGTATTCATTAACGATGCGGAATCGGGACTGTATCAGGATATTGAAGAGTGGCTGCAAAAACTGGCGCCGGAAGGCCCCGATTACTATCACCATAGGACAGGAGAAGTAAACGGGGATGCGCACCTCAAAAACCTCCTCGTGGGGCACCAGGTGATTGTCCCTGTAACGGAAGGATATCTGGACCTGGGTCCATGGCAACAAATATTCTACGCGGAGTTTGACGGGCAACGTCCAAAGAGATTGATTATAAAAGTAATGGGAGAATAATAAAAAGGGCAAAATGGCAATAAATTACTCTTGCTCAAAGTCAAAAAAAAGCCTTAATGAAGAGGCTCCGTGCGTTCTTGCCTGTCCGATACGACAGGATGCCCGTGATTATGTCCAGCTCATTGCCAGAGGGCTTTTTAAGGAAGCATTCAAACTGGTAAGAGAACGAAACGCGCTTCCTGCATTGTGCGGCAGGATCTGTACGCATCCCTGCGAAACAAAATGTCGAAGGAACAGCCTGGATGCCCCAATCGCAATAGCATGGCTCAAACGATTTCTCGGAGACAACTATTCAGAGGAAATCGGGAAATCTTCCGGTGAAAAATACCCGGAAAGGATTGCCATTATTGGCGCCGGCCCTGCAGGACTTGCCGCGGCAAACGATCTGGCGCTTTTAGGGTATTCATGTACAATCTTTGAATCAAATGCTGCTCCGGGTGGTATGCTCAGAATGGGAGTGCCAATGTACCGGTTGCCGAGAAGGTCCATAGATAAAGAAGTAGAATCAATAAAAAAGTTAGGTGTCGAAATTAATTATAATACGACGTTGGGCGTTGACATTACCCTCGACAGTTTGAAAAAAGAAGGGTATGTGGCTATTTTCATCAGCGTGGGATTATCCGAAAGCCGTGTTTTACCTATTGAGGGAAAGGACCTTGAGGGAGTCATCAAGGGTATTCCCTTTTTGCGAGAGGTAAATACGACAGGAAAAGCAAAGATCGGGGAAAAAATACTGGTGATCGGTGGGGGAGCCGTCGCTATGGATTGTGCCAGAACAGCGTTACGCCTTAAACCGCGAAAGGTGTCCATTGCCTGTCTGGAATCCCGAAATGAGATGCCAACAACTGATTTTGAAATCGAGGAAACAATTCACGAGGGAGCGATACTGCACAATGCGGTTGGTCCCAAAAGGATAATCGGAGAGAATGGGAAAGTGACAGGGCTTGAAATACTGAAGGTGAAATCTGTTTTTGACGAACAGAATCGCTTTAACCCCGTGTTTCATGAAGGTTCTGAATCTATTATAGAGGCGGACACCATTATCCTCGCAATAGGACAGGGATCCAATCTTTCCTTTTTAAAAGGACAGGAAGCGATTCAGGTTACGCGAGGCGGCACAATTGTTGTCGATCCGCTTACCTTCAGCGCCTCCATGCAGGGTGTCTATGCGGGCGGAGACATTGTCCTTGGTCGTGGAACAATGACGGAAGCCATGGCACAGGGGAAAAAAGCCGCGATCGCAATCCATAATTCCCTGAGAAATACCGTGTTAAAGGATGAGAAATGGGAGGAAAGACCGGCAGTGCCCGATCTTGTTCCTTCAAAAAAGTACTTTATTAAAAAGGAACAAAAACATGATATGCCTACCATGCCTGTGGGGAAAAGATTGGATACCTTTGATGAGGTTGAATTGGGATTTCCACTGGATGTTGCGGTTAAAGAGGCACAGAGGTGCATGAATTGTGGCGCCGGCGCTTTTGTGGATGACAATTTGTGCGTGGGCTGCATTACCTGTGTAAGGGTCTGTCCATATGAAATCCCCAAGATAAGGAAAGGGGATACAACGGCTTATATAGACGGAGATTGCCAATCCTGCGGTTTATGTATTGTAGAATGCCCGGCAAAGGCAATCAGCTTCAAAACAAAGCTGGAAGATCGTGGTGTGGATTCCTTAAAGGCGCTGTTTCAGGACGCATCTGTCAAAGACATGAAACCATTGATTGTAAACTTTTATTGTCAATATGGCTCATATAGTAAAAATAAAAACAACGCGGTAGACAGTGTAATAGAGAAACATGTGAAACGGGTTGGTGTATTAGGACTGGGAAAGGTAGATCCCGCTCTCTATCTGAACGCCTTCGAATGGGGAGCAGATGGGGTATTAATCACCGCTTGCAAGGATGATAGTTGCCACTTTTGTAAGGAGCATGAGTGGATTGAAAAACGTGCGGAGTATACCGCACGTCTTTTGCATGGATTAGGAATGGATTCCAGTCGATTTAAGACTTGTTTCCTCTCATTTCAAACAGAAGAAGAACTTCAAGGGATCGTTGCGGAAATGGTAAAAGAGGTGGAAGGAGCCTCCTTTTATTCATAAAGAAGAAAGATATTTCTTTGTATTCAAAACACAAACATAGAGATATTCCCGTTCTGCCTCGAAAAATTGATATTCATTATTTTTTCCAAATTTAAAATGATTTTTAACTAAAAAGGCGCTGTAAAAATGATTGTTGCCGGATCAAAACCGTTTCAGGAAATAGAAGAGATGCTTTCCGGATTCAGGAAAGTATGTGTCATGGGCTGTGGATCTTGTGTCACCATCTGTCATACCGGTGGTGAGAAACAGGTTACAGAGCTTGCGGCACAACTTCGACTTTCCGCAAAACTGAAGGGAAAACAAAGAGAAGTAAAAGAAGCCTCCATACTTCGTCAATGTGAATGGGAATTTATTAAGGATACCGGGGAAGACGTTCAGGATTGTGATGCGATCCTTTCCATTGCATGTGGTATTGGTGTGCAGTATTTAGCTGAAAGATATCCCAAAATCAGGGTCTTCCCAGGCGTAAATACCACCTTTATGGGAGGTCCTACGAAGCAGGGCGTTTTTTGGGAACGGTGCGCAGGCTGCGGTGATTGCCTTATAGGTACAACCGGGGGGTTGTGCCCGGTAAGTCGATGCGCAAAGAGTTTACTGAATGGCCCCTGTGGGGGGTCTCAAAACGGAAAATGTGAGGTTTCGCAGGAAACTCCTTGTATCTGGCATAAAATATATGATCAGTTGGATACCCAACAGCTGCTGGCAACAATGGAAGATATTGTTCCTCCAAAGGATTGGAGTGCCGGTGCGGAAAACCATCCGCGGAAAATGGTTCTGGACCATCTCGTAATGAAAAAATAGACAAGACGTCAGCATGGAAAATAACCCTCATACAAAATCAGATAGTCATCTGGAAAGAATTCTGCGTAGCGGGCAGTTTGCGGTCACTGCAGAACTGGGTCCTCCACGGGGCGCCGATCGTTCTGTAATTGAAAAAAAGGCTGAAATGTTAAAAGGATACGGAGACGCCTTTAATATTACGGATTGCCAGACGTCGGTGGTAAGAATGTCAAGCATTGCTGCGGGTCGTATTGTAATAGATGCCGGAATAGAACCGATTATCCAGATGACCTGCAGGGATAGAAATCGAATTGCCATGCAGAGCGATCTTCTGGGGGCAGCGGCATTAGGCGCAAAAAACGTGTTATGCCTTACCGGCGACCATCAAAAATTTGGAGACCATCCGATGGCAAAAGGAGTCTTTGACTTGGACTCCATACAACTCATCCAGATGGTAAAGGTTTTGAGGGATGATAAAAAATTCCAGTGCGGACAGGAATTAAAGGATTGTGAGCCACGTTTTTTTATAGGCGCGGCGGAAAATCCGTTTGCGGACCCTTTTCAGTTTCGTGCCATAAGACTTGCAAAAAAGATTGCAGCCGGGGCGGATTTTATTCAGACCCAGATTATCTACAATGTAGAAAAGTTCAGAAAATGGATGAAAATCGTGGTTGATATGGGGCTTCATGAAAAAACGTTTATTCTTGCCGGTGTGGCTCCTCTTAAATCTAAAGGTATGGCCAGACATATGAAGCATAATGTGCCCGGGATGGATGTGCCTGAAAAAATTATTGATCGTATGACTGCTGCTGCCGAGGTAAAAAAGGGCAAGGAGGAGGGCATCAAGATATGCCTGGAGGTCATAGAACAGGTAAGAGGAATGAAGGGGGTTGCTGGCGTTCATATTATGGCCGTCGAATGGGAAGAGGCTGTTTCTGAGATTGTACAACGGGCCCGTTTATATCCCAGGCCGACTCTGTAAAAAGTGCATATACGATTCCTCTGCAAAAACCAAGGGGGTCACCAGCACGGATATACTTTGAGCGGGCAGGAAATTGACACGCTGGCGTGTCTGGGCAAAAGGGATTGTAATGCGGGATATAAGAATGGGAACATCACACAGTAATGAAAAAGAGCTTGTGCCTTTTCGGTTTCATAAGGATTTAAAACAAAAGCTGGCGCACCTTTCAGAAGCGACAGGCCGATCGCAAACGTTTTTGGCGGAAGAGGCCATTAAACAATATTGCGATCTGCTCGTCGTTGCGGAAGATTTTTATCAAAAATAATGTTACAGGGCCAACCGTAAAGCCTGCTTGGCCTCTCCTGCCACATAAACCGAACCGGTAATACAAATTAAATCTTCCGGAGAGGCAATGCGTTTTGCTTTTATTACCGCGTCTTGTATGCCTGGTAGTATTTCCGGGCGTATACCGTTTATTTTTTCTATGCTCCGGCACAAATCTTCTGGCAAGGCCGCGCGTGGGTTTTTGCTCTGAGTCACTATAATTTTATCTCCCACCGGAACAATTTCCTTTAGGATGGCATTCAGGTCTTTATCCCGAGAAAAGCCAAGAACAAGAATAAGGTGATGAAATACGAAATTTTCCAGAATGGTTTTTTTAAGAAATCGCATGGATTCCGCCGTATGAGAAAAATCCAGTAAAATCAAAGGCTTTTTTGAGACGACCTCAATCCTTGCAGGGCAGTGTGCCTGGGCAAGCGCCTTCCGGATGATTTTTTCATCTATGGAAAGATACCCCTGCTCCTGCAAAATATCCATCGCGCCGAGCGCCAGAGCACAGTTTTTGGCCTGGTGAATACCTACTACCGGCAGAAAAATATTTTCATAGGTTTGATGCCAGGTTTGTATCGTACACAATAAACCCCTGGTGCCGTCTTTCTCCACGTTTTGTGCCTTTTCGATTAAAATGTCTTTTCCCAGAAGATAGAGTTTTGCGTCTTTTGCCCTGCAGGTCTTGTCGATTACGGAAAGGGCGGCAGGTTTATCTACAGCAGAAACAACAGGGACCCCCTTCTTAATAATGCCGGCTTTTTCGTAGGCAATCTCTGAAAGGGTGTTTCCCAGTATGGACGTATGGTCAAGCCCTATATTGGTAATAACCGATACCTGTGGTATTACCACATTTGTGGAGTCCAGACGGCCACCCAAGCCTACTTCCAAAACAGCCATTGATACCTGTCTCATCTTAAAATAGAGCATTCCTATAACAGTAAGAATCTCGAAAAAAGTAGGGGAGGCTTTGGGCTCTGTTTCTTGTAATTGCTGGATATAAGGACGTAAAATACTTATACAAGAAATAAAATCCGCTTCAGATATATGCCGGTGGTTTATCTGAATGCGTTCTTTCAGATCAATGATATGAGGGGAGGTAAAAAGTCCCGTTGTCAGTCCGGCATTTTCCAGAATGGTCGAAATCATGATGGCGGTAGAGCCTTTTCCCTTTGTGCCCGTTATATGAACAGATGGGAAATTTTTATGGGGATTTTCCACATAGGCGAGAAATTTTTCCATTCTGTCTAAACTGAAAGTTGAGGCGTTGTATTGATAACTGATCAATTTTTCATAATCTAAGGCATTATGCAGAAAAGACACTGCCTCTTCATAGATTTGAAAATAATTTTTATTGTTTGTCTTCACGGTTTTTAGTGTAAAATGAGGACGTTTGCGATAGCGCTTTTATTTGAGAAGACCACTTCTTTTTACCGGATAAAAATTAAAACTCGTATGCAAATTATACCCATTAATCTTTCCAGCAATGGTTACAGTATTTATATTAGCCGGGGGCTTCTCAACACATTTGGAGAGATCCTGGTTCAAGAAACAGGGCCCTGTAAGACCCTTTTGATTACTGACAAAAACATGGAATCTCTTTACGGCCGTATTGTAACGGATAGTCTCGTCCGGAACAAGTTCGATGTGCGGAGTATCTCTCTCATGCCGGGAGAAGAACAAAAAACGATAGAAACAGCATTGACGCTTTACGATGCCTGCTTTGATCATAGACTGGACAGAGGTTCCCTTGTGGTCGCATTGGGAGGAGGTGTCGTTGGTGATATCAGTGGTTATATTGCCGCAACCTTCATGCGAGGTATCCCCTTTGTTCAAATACCAACCTCACTTCTTGCGCAGGTCGACAGCAGCATAGGAGGCAAGGTGGCGGTAAACCATCCGAAGGGTAAAAACATGATCGGTAGTTTTTATCAGCCCCGCGCTGTTTTTATTGATACAAATACGCTTTTAACACTGCCGGAAGTAGAATTTGTGGCCGGACTGGTAGAGATTATAAAATATGGTGTTATTAAGGATATAAAATTATTTGAATTTTTGGAAAAGTCACTCCATGAAATTCTTCAATTGAGCTATAATGCCTTATTGAAAATTATTACTGCCTCGTGTCAGATTAAGGCTACTATTGTGGAAGAGGATGAAAAAGAAAAGCATTTGCGTGCCATTTTAAATTATGGCCATACTATTGGGCATGCCATAGAGACCCTTACTAGCTATAAAAAATACAGGCATGGGGAAGCGGTTGCCATTGGAATGCTCTATGCTTCGAAAATAGCTGTTGAAATGGGACTCGCCGATAGCGTCGTCCTGGAAAGGCAATATTCGCTGCTGGAAAGGTTGAAACTGCCACTCAAGATGGATCTGGCTTCCGATGATATTATAAAAACATTGTATTCAGACAAAAAAACCATTGCCGGTAAACTTCGTTTCATCCTCCCAAAACAAATTGGAGAAGTTATAATATCCGATAACGTAACGGAAGCGGTGTTATCTCGCGTTTTAAGCACTCGCTTCTGACTGTTTGCGTGATGGTGGTACTCTCTTACGTTACACAAAAGTAAGATGCATTTCCATTGTAACCAGAAATCGTTTGAGAGAAACCTTCCTGCTCTCGATACCATCACGGTAAACCTCTTTTATAGAAAGACTCGCACGTTAAGTATTTCCAGCGTTGGAAATTTTTCATTATTCCTAACCGAGAACAGGCTTTTGACGGAATTTGAAGCGATCTTGCGGCTGCACATGACAAAGGGGCTTGGTATAAGAACATACCAGACTCTCCTTGAAAGGTTTGGGACCCCGGAAGCTATCCTCCACGCATCAAAAACAAAGCTGGAAGCTCTCTCTGGCATTGGTCCTAAACTTGCGTATGCGATCACTGAAGAATCAAAAAACATTGATATTGAAGGAGAAATCAAACTTGCCGGTAAAAACAACGTTCAAATCATTCCTTATACAAGTGATCGATATCCAAAGCATCTTAACGCGATCTATGATCCTCCGTTAATCCTTTATGTTAAGGGTGCTATTCGTGAAACGGATCTTGTCGCTTTAGCTATTGTCGGTTCGCGGCGCTGCTCCTATTACGGGCTGTCACAGGCAGAACGTTTTAGCCGCCTTCTTGTACAAAAGGGTTTTTGTATTGTGAGCGGTATGGCTCGGGGGATTGATACTGCAGCTCATCAGGGTGCGATAAGTTCCAAGGGCCGTACTATTGCTGTGCTCGGCAGCGGTTTGGGAACCATATACCCCAGGGAAAATATTGAATTATCGGAACAGATAGCACTTCACGGCGCCTTAGTTTCCGAATTTCCTATGAATACCCCTCCGGATTTTCGCAATTTTCCGCCAAGAAACAGGTTAATAAGTGGTTTATCCTTGGGTGTCGTAGTTATTGAATCCTCGTTAAAAAGCGGTTCTTTAATAACTGCAAGATGGGCCCTTGAACAGGGTAAAGAAGTTTTTGCAATGCCGGGTAATATTGACAGTCTTTACAGTAGAGGTACGCACAAATTGATTAAGGAGGGCGCGAAACTGGTAGAGGATGTCGCAGATATTATCCAGGAGCTTGGACCAATGGCGGAGATACTGGATGACGGAGATATCCCGGTTGAAAACGACCCGAGAAATTTATCCCTGAATTCCCATGAAAAAAAGATCTTCTCTCTCCTGTCATGTTCCCCTAAATATATCGATGAAATTATACAGGACGCATGCCTTCCCACATCTGTCGTCTCAAGTACCTTGATGATTCTTGAAATCAAAAAAATGGCGAAACAGCTTTCTGGAAAAAGATTTGTAAAGGCATAGCGCCTTACTTTTTAAATCTTTGTTTTTTCTGGCAAAATATTTTGCATCGTTTTGGGTAACAAATTGTAAATATTTGACTTACGTGAGTCTGGTGATGGTTGGGTTTTTTCCGGCTTGACAGTTCTTGTTGTATGGATAAAAATAGTAAACAATAATGATTGTTATCTGTCTGGTATTGTTAAGAGCTTTTTACAATGATACATTAGCCAGGCGAATGCTTGAAAGAGTTTTGGTATATGAAGAGGCACGTGTTGATGAACCGGGAGAATTATTGAAAAATTGAAGAGACCCTGCCATAAAAATATGGTAGAATCACCTATCCGTTTGTGGCTTTTTTATGCGGAGCGATTGTCTTTACCAGTGGTTCTTTACTAAAACGAAAGGAGAAAAAATGAATCTTATAAACTGGGATTCTCTCAATCCCCTCGATAACCTTTCTCATATCCAGGGTGAGATGAGTGATTTGTTTGATTTTCTTAGTTCTTCTCACCCTGCAACTGGTTATGTCGGCGCAGAGTTTCCGCAAATTGTTGTATCGATTACTAAGGAGAACCTTATTGTTCGTGCGGAACTTCCTGGAATGTGCAGTGCTGATTTAGGTGTTGAAGTGGTTGATGACGTGTTAACTATTAAAGGAGAAAGAAAAGGCGCTACTGATCTTGATATTGCCTATTTGAGGAGAGAGAGGAGCTCCGGAACATTTGCCCGTTCAGTTGTATTACCGGAAAAAGTGGACACGGAAAAAGTTACCGCCACATACAAGAATGGTGTGTTAATGGTAACGCTTCCCAGGTCGCCGGAGACAAAACCAAAGCGGGTTGCTATACAATAAACTTATAGATGAAAGGAGGAGCTGCTATGGAAAAAAAAGAACATCCTGTCGTTAAAAAAAGGAAGATTGCACCTGATAAATGTGTTGTAACGGGAAAAGGAGATTGGTACTTTCCGCTTTCAGATATTTATGAAACACCTGAGAATTTTACCATAGTAATTGATATGCCGGGTGTAGATACGGAACATATTGCCATTGATTTACGAGAAAATGAGTTAATCGTGAATGGTGAAATCTCATTTGATGCATATACGGATGAAAAAGTAATCTTGAATGAGTATAATGTGGGACATTACCATAGACACTTTGTAATATCAGATGCAATTAACAGGAATAAGGTGGAAGCAAAGATGAAAGACGGTGTCTTAACTCTCAACCTGCCAAAGGCTGAACACATAAAACCAAGAAAAATAGAAGTAAAAGAGGCATAAAGATGCGCATAAATTGTTCCTGATTTTGCGTTTATTCATAACGTAACACTTTTCATAAGGAGAATGAGATATGTCGGAATCAACATTGTTTTGTCAGGTAAATACCGTGGCAACAGGTCCTGCCGATAAAGCAAAGACGCATGTGCCTGTAATTGAAGTGGCTGGAGAAGCAAAAGCCGGGCAACCTGTTACCGTAAAAATAAAAGTAGGCGAGGTATCCCATGGAATGGAAAACGGACATTTCATACAGTTTGTGGATCTTTATTGTGGACATATTTACATTTCTCGTGTAGATTTTACCGCAGAACTTTCGAAGCCGGAAGTCTCTCTTTCCATAGTTTTGCACCACGGGGGAAAGCGGACTCTTCGGGCTTTCAGCCGTTGTAATTTGCATGGTATATGGGAAGGAACAAAAGACATTGATGTTTCCAGCTAAATTTCAATTCCAAAAAGGAGCGATTATATGGTGAAAGTGAGAACCTTTACGTCTCCCCTGAAGATGTTTCATGTGCATAATGAGCTCATGGCGTTGGATAAGGAGGTGAATGATTTTATACAGGAGAACAACATAAAGAAGGCGCTTTCTGTCAGTGATAGCACAACAAACTCTGATGGTGGCACGATGGGTATAATTCGTGTTTTAATGTATGAAGAATAAATGAGATAAAAGGAGAAATAAGATGGTAAAAACGAAGGTGTTTTTCGCGGCGTTGTTTGCATGTATCCTGGGGACTCTTACCTGTTTTTTCGGCGCTTCTGCGGTAAACGCGTCCAACACAGATGCAAAGGAGATTTATTTGAAGCACTGTAAAACCTGTCATGGTGTAGACGGAGAGCCAACAGACCTTGGGACGGGGCTAGGCGCACGGAGATTCGCAGACCAGGAATGGCAGGAAAAGACAACGGACGAGCGTATCATTGAGCAAATAAACGAAGGCACACCGGACATGATGATGGGATTTAAAGAGAAACTCACCCCGGAAGAGATTAAGGCCCTTGTCGGCGTCATCAGAGGCTTCAAAAAGTAACAAAGCGCAGCAATGCGCATTTTACGGAGGATTAAAAAGTGAAAAAAATCGGGAGCTACCTGTTTCCCTGTCTTTTGACCGTTTCTTCCCTGTATTGTTTGTCTGCCGACAGTTCCTCTGCTTATGGTAAAGAGGGTGAATCAGTTAATGCAAAAAAGATCTTTGAGTATAAGTGCAAAACTTGTCATGGCAGCGATGGAAAGGGCACAAAAAGGGGGCAGGCATTGAAATCTCAAGACCTATCTGATCCTGAATGGCAGGCGTCGAGGACCGACAAGGAAATCCTGGAAACGATAACCAATGGTAAAAACAAGATGCCTGCATGGAAAGAGAGGTTGACACCTGAAGAAATAGAAGCGCTCGCAAAATATGTTCGAAAACTGAAAGCAAAATAAACCATTGCTCTCTGGTTTTTTGCCGTAGTTTTGCGTTGCTGGAGAGAATTTTAATAGACAGGATATAAAGGATAAGGTGCAAATTTTATCTTTGTATCCTGTCTCATTTTTTGGTTTTATACCTAGGATAAATATTCAAAATTTTACGAAGAAACGCACGTCTTCCTGAAAATGATCGGTTTGTTTAAAATGAATTCAAACTGTCTGTCTCTGGGAAAACGTATGTCTTGAATAGCAAGTCTATCATCAATTGGAAACGGAGTTGCGGGGATTAATGCCGCAAAAGTATTCCACAAAAGAGCCCTTCTGCAGAAATAATGGTTTTTTACCCGGGACCATTCTCCTTCTTGGTAGCGACAAAACCATGGCACAGCAGATCAAAATAAAAAATCATGGAAAAGAAAAGCTATAAAAACAATTTTAACATCAGACTTAAAAAAAAGAACTGTTAGGGTCATTAAGAAAGTTCCTGGCTATGAAACCACTGACAACTTCTATATTAGCGTTTGTATTGCTCATAATCGGCATTATAGCGACTGCTCATATCCTGCTTCTGATGGGCAGAAATACGGAAAAATATCAGAAATACCTTAGATGGTCACATCGTCTATGGGGTTACCTTTTTTTCTCCCTTTATGTATTTATTTCGGTCATAATGTTTCAAAAAATGACCGGAGATTCCAGTGTACTGTTTGCAAAGGATGCCATTCATGCATATATTGGAGTAACCATTTTTCCAATAATAATTACTAAAATTTGTATTTCCCGTTTTTTTAAAAATTTTTATAAGAGCTTGCCGGCATATGGTATGCTTGCGATCATCCTGTTATATTTAACTACTTCCTTAAGTGCTGGTTATTATATACTCTATAC
The Candidatus Brocadiaceae bacterium DNA segment above includes these coding regions:
- the nadB gene encoding L-aspartate oxidase; the encoded protein is MKKRAFSKRYLISLDSQTFTHVFTDVLVIGSGVAGFSAAIKAAKYKSVLIVSKNKIDESSTAYAQGGIAVVMSEGDTIDKHTQDTLKTGQGLCDAAAVKTIVTEGTKRVKELIEWGAEFDKERNQLVFTQEGGHLFPRIIRAQGDSTGKEVECTLIRTARDNKNITIFDHTFAIDLITKDNTCHGIIAWHKKKGHILVWAKQTILATGGCGQVYRETTNPPGATGDGVAMACRAGVIIQDMEFVQFHPTTLYIAGATRFLISETVRGEGGLLRNKREERFMPNYHPLAELAPRDVVSLSILKEMQKTDDAYVYLDIRHIPQKKLYYRFPKIKEICASFGIDIARDLIPVRPSAHYMIGGILVDLFCRTNIKRLYACGEVACTGMHGANRLGSNSLLEGLVSGYTAGTTASKSIKKPYKEFLPETISASSGLPGISRLNLHDMKNSLKSLMWRDAGIEREAKHLIDAQEMIGMWSTYVMDKEFSCPAGWELQNMLLVSKLIVSSASERKESRGVHHRTDYPETDNIHWKKHIKIKN
- a CDS encoding secondary thiamine-phosphate synthase enzyme YjbQ, whose translation is MKFLTEYITFTTKKHRELVNITKDVQKALQKSCIHEGMILVSAMHITAGVFINDAESGLYQDIEEWLQKLAPEGPDYYHHRTGEVNGDAHLKNLLVGHQVIVPVTEGYLDLGPWQQIFYAEFDGQRPKRLIIKVMGE
- a CDS encoding FAD-dependent oxidoreductase: MAINYSCSKSKKSLNEEAPCVLACPIRQDARDYVQLIARGLFKEAFKLVRERNALPALCGRICTHPCETKCRRNSLDAPIAIAWLKRFLGDNYSEEIGKSSGEKYPERIAIIGAGPAGLAAANDLALLGYSCTIFESNAAPGGMLRMGVPMYRLPRRSIDKEVESIKKLGVEINYNTTLGVDITLDSLKKEGYVAIFISVGLSESRVLPIEGKDLEGVIKGIPFLREVNTTGKAKIGEKILVIGGGAVAMDCARTALRLKPRKVSIACLESRNEMPTTDFEIEETIHEGAILHNAVGPKRIIGENGKVTGLEILKVKSVFDEQNRFNPVFHEGSESIIEADTIILAIGQGSNLSFLKGQEAIQVTRGGTIVVDPLTFSASMQGVYAGGDIVLGRGTMTEAMAQGKKAAIAIHNSLRNTVLKDEKWEERPAVPDLVPSKKYFIKKEQKHDMPTMPVGKRLDTFDEVELGFPLDVAVKEAQRCMNCGAGAFVDDNLCVGCITCVRVCPYEIPKIRKGDTTAYIDGDCQSCGLCIVECPAKAISFKTKLEDRGVDSLKALFQDASVKDMKPLIVNFYCQYGSYSKNKNNAVDSVIEKHVKRVGVLGLGKVDPALYLNAFEWGADGVLITACKDDSCHFCKEHEWIEKRAEYTARLLHGLGMDSSRFKTCFLSFQTEEELQGIVAEMVKEVEGASFYS
- a CDS encoding methylenetetrahydrofolate reductase C-terminal domain-containing protein → MIVAGSKPFQEIEEMLSGFRKVCVMGCGSCVTICHTGGEKQVTELAAQLRLSAKLKGKQREVKEASILRQCEWEFIKDTGEDVQDCDAILSIACGIGVQYLAERYPKIRVFPGVNTTFMGGPTKQGVFWERCAGCGDCLIGTTGGLCPVSRCAKSLLNGPCGGSQNGKCEVSQETPCIWHKIYDQLDTQQLLATMEDIVPPKDWSAGAENHPRKMVLDHLVMKK
- a CDS encoding methylenetetrahydrofolate reductase: MENNPHTKSDSHLERILRSGQFAVTAELGPPRGADRSVIEKKAEMLKGYGDAFNITDCQTSVVRMSSIAAGRIVIDAGIEPIIQMTCRDRNRIAMQSDLLGAAALGAKNVLCLTGDHQKFGDHPMAKGVFDLDSIQLIQMVKVLRDDKKFQCGQELKDCEPRFFIGAAENPFADPFQFRAIRLAKKIAAGADFIQTQIIYNVEKFRKWMKIVVDMGLHEKTFILAGVAPLKSKGMARHMKHNVPGMDVPEKIIDRMTAAAEVKKGKEEGIKICLEVIEQVRGMKGVAGVHIMAVEWEEAVSEIVQRARLYPRPTL
- a CDS encoding ribbon-helix-helix domain-containing protein; translated protein: MRDIRMGTSHSNEKELVPFRFHKDLKQKLAHLSEATGRSQTFLAEEAIKQYCDLLVVAEDFYQK